A stretch of the Papaver somniferum cultivar HN1 chromosome 6, ASM357369v1, whole genome shotgun sequence genome encodes the following:
- the LOC113287042 gene encoding uncharacterized protein LOC113287042 — MKDLNILNQNSNDAFRQFEGWKFITDNNLHQILSYFINFIRLYSFPHLNQITSFGNDASTANYTRTIFDRERKLEGCNIRNKYNDDLVSKLNFVYGNCSKLLSVNSSESLYAILPDFDYGRMLFDLGTKLLVSEMYSYFARRNFEFCHGILASCLVISLEKYDEKSFYEIILQHGYQLDSIFMNSVVFVCDEGGDSCYGRNMFAKMSDRYCNTSYASGHLLFARDTKHETSLWNSYSKVLIKASSDLSQNLPDYRGRNTLELVLMYASRGEYSYCGLDITQKVFDGGKMFHQYPYYFREVLNSAQLYLLLILLFFMWLFQCKITMTTLFII, encoded by the coding sequence ATGAAGGACCTCAACATACTGAATCAGAATTCTAATGATGCATTTAGACAATTTGAAGGGTGGAAGTTTATTACAGATAATAACCTACATCAAATACTATCATACTTCATCAATTTTATcaggttgtactcttttcctcacTTAAATCAGATTACTTCTTTTGGTAATGATGCATCTACTGCTAATTATACTCGAACGATATTTGATAGAGAAAGAAAGTTGGAAGGGTGTAATATAAGGAATAAATACAATGATGACCTTGTTTCAAAGTTAAATTTCGTTTATGggaattgttctaaactcttgaGTGTGAATTCAAGTGAGTCTTTGTATGCTATTTTACCTGATTTTGATTATGGCCGTATGCTTTTTGATCTCGGTACAAAATTGTTAGTCAGTGAGATGTATTCTTATTTTGCTAGGAGAAATTTTGAGTTCTGTCATGGGATTCTTGCTTCATGTTTGGTTATTTCACTAGAAAAATATGATGAGAAATCTTTTTATGAGATTATTCTTCAACATGGGTACCAATTGGATTCCATATTTATGAATTCAGTTGTGTTTGTATGCGATGAAGGTGGTGACAGTTGTTATGGTAGGAATATGTTTGCGAAAATGTCAGACAGATATTGTAACACCAGTTATGCTTCTGGCCATCTGTTGTTTGCTCGAGATACAAAGCATGAGACCAGTTTGTGGAATTCTTATTCAAAGGTTTTAATTAAAGCAAGTTCAGACTTGTCTCAGAATTTACCAGACTACAGGGGACGCAATACCTTGGAGTTGGTTCTTATGTATGCAAGTAGGGGAGAATATTCATATTGTGGTCTGGATATTACTCAAAAGGTATTTGATGGAGGAAAAATGTTTCATCAGTATCCTTATTATTTTAGAGAGGTTCTAAATTCAGCTCAATTATACTTACTTCTGATATTATTGTTCTTCATGTGGTTGTTTCAATGCAAAATTACTATGACGACGTTGTTCATAATCTGA